A genomic window from Ignavibacteria bacterium includes:
- a CDS encoding type II toxin-antitoxin system RelE/ParE family toxin, whose product MVKEVIWLKKAGKNFNDILEYLSLDWSNQAAEDFYIKTQTVIENIKEFPDIGSTSNKRKDLRKFLITKHNYIIYRVLNNKLIISRIVDTRKRNY is encoded by the coding sequence ATGGTTAAAGAAGTAATCTGGTTGAAAAAAGCGGGCAAAAATTTTAATGATATTTTGGAGTACTTGTCTTTGGATTGGTCAAACCAGGCAGCAGAAGATTTTTATATAAAAACGCAAACTGTAATTGAAAATATTAAAGAATTTCCTGATATTGGCAGTACTTCAAATAAACGAAAAGATCTTAGAAAATTTCTAATCACAAAGCATAATTACATCATATATAGAGTGTTAAATAATAAATTAATAATTTCAAGAATTGTTGATACCAGGAAACGAAATTATTAA